From the Oleiharenicola lentus genome, one window contains:
- the glmS gene encoding glutamine--fructose-6-phosphate transaminase (isomerizing) produces MCGIVGYIGKQKASAIILEGLKRLEYRGYDSTGIAVQQDRRFEVAKKIGRVDGLIKATSAQKIPGFSGIGHTRWATHGGVTDANAHPHVSSDGKIALIHNGVIENYASIKKFLLTKGYTFQSETDTEVLCNLIAYHYQKEPVPAEGSRFLESVRKTLRHVQGTYGIAVMCGDCAAEIVAARKGSPLILGVGDGEYMLASDVSAIISRTQNVVYLKDGELVHITAQGFGITTLEAEDVSPVVDKITWNIADAELGGYAHFMEKEIFEQPTALENTMRGRFSEDGSTAQFGGLNISAVDLRQVDRVHLLACGSAWHACLVTEHLIERFARLPVEVDYASEFRYRNMPLGSNTLFFTISQSGETIDTLAGMREAKRKGYKVLAVSNVVGSTIAREADGGVYQHVGPEIGVASTKAFTSQILIGAMLSLYLGRMRDMSFSEGVEVVNALKGTPDLVRKVLEQAPRIREIAKRFAHYHDFLFLGRLSLFPVALEGALKLKEISYIHAEGYPAAEMKHGPIALISENCPSVFFVPSGEMFNKVVSSMQEIKARKGKIIAIATANCDLPAGLADEVITIPECHESVLPVVATVPVQLLSYYIAVELNRDVDKPRNLAKSVTVE; encoded by the coding sequence ATGTGCGGAATCGTAGGCTACATCGGCAAACAAAAGGCGTCGGCCATCATCCTCGAAGGACTCAAGCGCCTCGAATATCGCGGGTATGACTCCACCGGCATTGCGGTCCAACAGGACAGACGCTTCGAAGTGGCCAAGAAAATCGGACGGGTGGACGGCCTGATCAAGGCCACGTCAGCCCAAAAGATACCCGGCTTTTCCGGCATCGGCCACACCCGTTGGGCCACCCACGGCGGCGTGACCGACGCCAACGCCCATCCGCACGTGAGCAGTGATGGCAAAATCGCGCTCATCCATAACGGTGTGATTGAAAACTACGCCAGCATCAAAAAGTTCCTGCTCACCAAGGGCTACACCTTCCAGTCGGAAACCGATACCGAGGTGCTCTGCAACCTCATCGCCTACCACTATCAGAAGGAACCCGTGCCGGCCGAGGGCAGCCGCTTCCTTGAATCCGTCCGCAAGACCCTGCGCCATGTGCAGGGCACCTACGGCATTGCGGTGATGTGTGGCGACTGTGCCGCGGAAATTGTCGCGGCCCGGAAGGGCTCCCCGCTCATCCTGGGCGTGGGCGATGGTGAATACATGCTGGCGAGCGACGTCTCCGCCATCATCAGCCGCACCCAGAATGTGGTCTATCTTAAGGACGGAGAGCTCGTGCACATCACCGCCCAGGGCTTCGGCATCACGACCCTCGAGGCCGAGGATGTCTCGCCCGTGGTGGACAAGATCACCTGGAACATCGCCGATGCCGAACTGGGTGGCTACGCCCACTTCATGGAGAAGGAAATTTTCGAGCAGCCCACTGCGCTCGAAAACACCATGCGCGGCCGCTTCTCGGAGGACGGGAGCACCGCCCAGTTTGGCGGACTCAACATCTCCGCCGTGGACCTGCGCCAAGTGGACCGTGTGCATCTGCTCGCTTGCGGCAGCGCGTGGCACGCCTGCCTGGTGACCGAACACCTCATCGAGCGCTTCGCCCGATTGCCGGTCGAGGTGGATTACGCCTCGGAGTTCCGTTACCGGAACATGCCCCTGGGCAGCAACACACTGTTCTTCACCATCAGCCAGTCCGGCGAGACCATCGACACCCTGGCCGGCATGCGCGAAGCCAAGCGCAAGGGCTACAAGGTCCTCGCGGTCAGCAATGTGGTCGGCTCGACCATCGCCCGCGAGGCCGACGGCGGCGTCTATCAGCATGTTGGGCCCGAGATCGGCGTGGCCTCGACCAAGGCCTTCACTTCCCAAATCCTCATCGGGGCCATGCTGTCGCTCTACCTGGGTCGCATGCGCGACATGAGCTTCAGCGAAGGCGTGGAAGTGGTCAACGCCCTCAAGGGCACCCCCGATCTCGTCCGCAAGGTGCTGGAGCAGGCCCCGCGTATCCGGGAAATCGCCAAACGTTTCGCCCACTACCACGACTTCCTGTTCCTCGGACGACTCTCCCTCTTCCCGGTTGCCCTGGAAGGAGCGCTCAAACTCAAGGAGATCTCCTACATTCACGCCGAGGGCTACCCCGCGGCCGAGATGAAGCACGGCCCCATCGCCCTGATCAGCGAAAACTGCCCCTCGGTGTTCTTCGTGCCCTCCGGCGAGATGTTCAACAAGGTCGTCTCCTCGATGCAGGAAATCAAGGCCCGCAAGGGTAAGATCATCGCCATCGCCACCGCGAATTGCGACCTCCCTGCCGGTCTGGCCGATGAGGTCATCACCATCCCCGAGTGTCACGAGTCCGTGCTTCCGGTCGTCGCGACTGTGCCGGTCCAGCTTCTCAGCTATTATATCGCCGTGGAGTTGAATCGGGACGTGGACAAGCCGCGCAATCTGGCAAAGTCGGTGACGGTCGAATAA
- a CDS encoding glucose-1-phosphate adenylyltransferase: protein MSDSKRVLSVIMGGGRGTRLYPLTKERCKPAVPLAGKYRLVDIPISNCINSGYNRIFLLTQFLTASLHRHINKSFHFDPFGAGFIDLLSAEQTNLSTSWYEGTADAVRRNLEHFNGHQHDFILILSGDQLYRMDFRKIIDQHVATGADVTIAAIPFPVSKVEGLGLMRVKDDLSISEFVEKPKDPAIINGLTISPALEAKLEPCSEKRCLASMGIYVFSRKVLQQALANDMKDFGKEVIPALLGKAKLFSHIFEGYWEDIGTVRAFFEANLALAQPLPPFNFFDRSAPIFTHARYLPASKVNRCNIDHVVIGDGCLVTDSTLKHSVIGIRSILGENSHLEDVVMMGADYYQTKAEVQTDRDNGRPPIGVGRNCRIQRAIIDKNARIGDNVSLSPEGKADGDYPHGVVIRDGILCVCKGAVIPSGFTL, encoded by the coding sequence ATGTCAGACTCAAAACGTGTTTTGTCGGTCATCATGGGTGGCGGTCGCGGCACCCGCCTTTATCCCCTTACCAAGGAGCGCTGCAAACCTGCCGTTCCTCTTGCCGGCAAATACCGCCTGGTGGACATCCCGATCAGCAACTGCATCAACTCGGGTTACAACCGGATCTTCCTGCTCACCCAGTTTCTCACTGCGTCGCTGCACCGGCACATCAACAAAAGTTTTCACTTCGATCCCTTCGGCGCCGGGTTCATCGATCTGCTCTCGGCTGAGCAGACCAACCTCAGCACCTCTTGGTATGAGGGCACGGCCGACGCCGTGCGCCGCAACCTCGAGCATTTCAACGGCCACCAGCACGATTTCATCCTGATCCTCTCAGGCGACCAGCTTTACCGGATGGATTTCCGGAAGATCATCGACCAGCACGTGGCTACCGGCGCCGATGTCACGATCGCGGCGATTCCATTCCCTGTCTCCAAGGTCGAGGGCCTGGGCCTCATGCGCGTGAAGGATGATCTCTCGATCTCCGAGTTCGTCGAGAAACCCAAGGACCCCGCGATCATCAACGGTCTTACGATCAGCCCCGCGCTCGAGGCGAAGCTGGAGCCTTGCTCCGAAAAGCGCTGCCTCGCCTCGATGGGCATCTACGTGTTCAGCCGCAAGGTCCTGCAGCAGGCCCTCGCCAATGACATGAAGGATTTCGGCAAGGAGGTCATCCCGGCGCTGCTCGGCAAGGCCAAGCTCTTCAGCCATATCTTCGAGGGCTACTGGGAGGATATCGGCACCGTGCGCGCCTTCTTCGAGGCGAACCTCGCGCTCGCGCAGCCGCTGCCGCCCTTCAACTTCTTCGACCGCAGCGCCCCGATCTTCACTCACGCGCGCTACCTGCCTGCGTCCAAGGTCAACCGTTGCAACATCGACCACGTCGTCATTGGCGATGGCTGTCTGGTGACCGACTCCACGCTCAAGCACAGCGTCATCGGCATCCGCTCCATTCTGGGCGAGAATTCCCATCTCGAGGATGTGGTCATGATGGGCGCCGACTACTATCAAACGAAGGCCGAGGTGCAGACGGATCGCGACAACGGCCGGCCGCCCATCGGGGTCGGTCGCAACTGCCGCATTCAGCGCGCGATCATCGACAAGAATGCGCGCATCGGTGACAACGTTTCGCTTTCCCCGGAAGGCAAGGCCGACGGGGACTACCCGCACGGCGTGGTCATCCGCGACGGCATCCTCTGCGTCTGCAAGGGAGCTGTCATCCCGTCAGGATTCACACTCTGA
- a CDS encoding alpha/beta hydrolase family protein, giving the protein MKLSPHSLALISLTMVRLAAIERLPIEDFTREPDTTQARLAPDGKAFAFVRPHNGLSMLHVADLETNQVTRLDLGEGIGGFTGRKEVYDYRWISPTRLVITTTLDDAIFGLIAVNRDGGKAKGIAGYERDRIEATLTAPFMREIVHAFGDKDQSILLLNRPRHPNRPEIVRMNTLDGLSKTVVKNPGEVAHWGLDFDGVARFGILTHGDLSGAIYRASEKEEWRTILPLQNRRGQFRLSGYDRASNRLLVTKLNDQRRWAVYPLDPETGEFGEALLSDPEYDIVPDRGLSGAAGVTLAGVIFSRHKQALAGIRYYTESPRVKWFDRDYATRQAAVDKALPNTVNILVDESHDGRRQLWYAFSDQHPGDYHLLDTAQKSFKPLAPRMGWIKPAQMAPMHSIKYTARDGLVVHGYLTVPNGHPPKGLPLVVMPHGGPWARDTWGFNSLTQLLANRGYAVLQMNYRGSPGYGDDLFQQARKEIGGKIQNDIEDATKWAIAAGVADPQRIAIMGMSYGGYSALFGLGRSPGLYRCGISFAGVTDWPAIYEDSDVSENKDARRYWREQIGDPEKDLERLRNASPANFADKITAPVLIIQGKKDRRVPQDQAKRMIAALEKAGRPPESLFLADVGHNYGDPKERLQIYRAMVGFLEKHLGPGVP; this is encoded by the coding sequence ATGAAGCTATCACCCCATAGCCTCGCCTTGATATCGCTTACCATGGTCAGGCTGGCCGCGATCGAGCGCCTGCCGATTGAGGATTTCACCCGCGAGCCGGACACGACCCAAGCCCGCCTTGCGCCCGATGGGAAAGCATTCGCTTTTGTCCGGCCGCATAACGGCCTGTCCATGCTGCATGTGGCTGATCTGGAGACCAACCAAGTCACTCGTCTCGATCTGGGCGAGGGCATCGGCGGTTTCACCGGGCGGAAGGAAGTCTATGACTACCGGTGGATCAGTCCCACGCGACTGGTGATCACCACGACCCTGGACGATGCGATTTTTGGCCTGATTGCCGTCAATCGTGACGGAGGGAAGGCCAAGGGCATCGCGGGATACGAACGCGATCGGATCGAGGCGACGCTCACGGCCCCGTTCATGCGCGAAATCGTCCATGCCTTTGGGGACAAGGACCAGAGCATCCTGTTGCTCAACCGGCCGCGGCATCCCAACCGGCCGGAGATCGTGCGGATGAACACCCTTGATGGCCTGAGCAAGACTGTGGTGAAGAATCCCGGCGAAGTGGCCCACTGGGGCTTGGATTTCGATGGCGTGGCACGCTTCGGCATCCTGACCCACGGCGACCTTTCGGGCGCGATCTACCGGGCCTCGGAAAAGGAAGAATGGAGGACAATCCTGCCGCTGCAAAACCGACGGGGCCAGTTCCGGCTCTCAGGTTACGACCGGGCCAGCAACCGGCTGCTCGTCACCAAGCTCAATGACCAACGGCGCTGGGCGGTCTATCCATTGGACCCTGAAACAGGCGAATTTGGCGAAGCGCTGCTCTCCGATCCGGAATACGACATTGTGCCGGACCGCGGTCTCAGCGGCGCAGCCGGCGTCACGCTGGCGGGGGTGATTTTCTCCCGGCACAAACAGGCGCTGGCCGGGATCCGCTATTACACCGAGTCGCCGCGCGTGAAGTGGTTTGATCGCGACTATGCCACGCGGCAGGCGGCGGTGGACAAGGCCCTGCCCAACACCGTGAACATCCTCGTGGACGAGTCGCACGACGGCCGGCGTCAGCTTTGGTATGCGTTCTCCGACCAGCATCCGGGCGACTACCACCTGTTGGACACGGCGCAGAAGTCGTTCAAGCCGCTGGCGCCGCGCATGGGCTGGATCAAGCCCGCGCAGATGGCCCCGATGCATTCGATCAAATACACCGCCCGCGACGGGCTGGTCGTCCACGGCTACCTCACCGTGCCGAACGGGCACCCACCCAAGGGGCTGCCGCTCGTGGTCATGCCGCATGGTGGCCCCTGGGCGCGCGACACGTGGGGCTTCAATTCGCTGACCCAACTCCTCGCCAACCGGGGTTACGCGGTGCTCCAGATGAACTATCGCGGCTCACCCGGCTATGGCGACGACCTGTTTCAGCAGGCGAGGAAGGAGATTGGCGGCAAGATCCAGAACGACATCGAGGACGCCACGAAATGGGCCATCGCCGCCGGCGTGGCGGACCCGCAGCGCATCGCGATCATGGGCATGAGTTATGGCGGCTATTCCGCGCTGTTCGGGCTTGGTCGCAGCCCGGGCCTTTATCGCTGCGGAATTTCGTTCGCGGGAGTGACCGACTGGCCGGCGATCTACGAGGACAGCGATGTGTCGGAAAACAAGGACGCGCGCCGTTACTGGCGCGAGCAGATCGGCGATCCGGAAAAAGATCTCGAGCGCCTGCGCAACGCTTCACCGGCGAACTTTGCGGACAAGATCACCGCGCCGGTTCTGATCATCCAGGGAAAGAAAGACCGCCGCGTGCCGCAGGATCAGGCGAAGCGGATGATTGCGGCGCTGGAAAAGGCGGGACGGCCGCCGGAAAGCCTGTTTCTGGCCGACGTGGGCCACAATTACGGCGACCCGAAAGAGCGGCTCCAGATTTACCGGGCGATGGTCGGTTTCTTGGAGAAGCACCTCGGGCCGGGCGTGCCGTGA
- a CDS encoding DoxX family protein: MNKLTQWIEWAEAHPKVWLDCIRMYLGLGLFIRGVFIITNTKAEFVQVLLERQQYPWVVMGFLLHYIALAHLVGGLMLTVGLLTRIAAWVQIPIVVGALFMHRGEGLMSGGQSLEFSALVLFLLTTFAVSGAGPVSVDNGMPKLRPAITP; the protein is encoded by the coding sequence ATGAACAAGCTGACTCAATGGATCGAATGGGCGGAAGCCCACCCCAAGGTCTGGCTCGACTGCATTCGCATGTATCTCGGGCTGGGCCTTTTCATTCGCGGTGTCTTCATTATCACCAACACCAAGGCCGAATTCGTGCAGGTGCTGCTTGAACGCCAGCAATACCCGTGGGTCGTTATGGGCTTTCTGCTGCACTACATCGCCCTCGCCCACCTCGTCGGCGGGCTGATGCTCACGGTCGGCCTGCTCACGCGCATCGCCGCCTGGGTCCAGATCCCGATTGTTGTCGGCGCGTTGTTCATGCACCGGGGCGAAGGCCTGATGAGCGGCGGCCAGTCGCTGGAGTTCTCCGCCCTCGTGCTGTTCCTCCTGACAACCTTCGCCGTCAGCGGCGCCGGTCCGGTCTCGGTGGACAACGGCATGCCCAAGCTCCGCCCGGCTATCACACCGTGA
- a CDS encoding tetratricopeptide repeat protein, protein MSNRRTILLSGGLIAAAGVAAYWNSFSAPFIFDDIPSILDNPSIRQLWPLSGPLNPPREFGYTVSGRPVLNLSLAVNYALSGVQPWSYHVVNLLIHIAAGLLLFGLSRRVLPRVAGGRGFASAPVEPKHPDRVVPPYHLKVFATPAACAIALLWVLHPLQTQAVTYVVQRAESLMGFFYLLTVYAFVRMAGAGGGWKWGAISVFACLLGVGTKEVAVTAPIFVLMADRVFYCDSVLAALRRRPFYYLALGATWVPLAWLVLGTGGDRGGTYRWSGEAFLQYWLTQPEALTRYLGLTVWPHPLIFEYGIVGDPRRAVLIGCSLMIALLLGLTAWLWWRRRPESLGLGAFFLLLAPTTVMPGAQIIVEHRMYLPLAALIGVLVAATTAWVGRRGLALCFAVAIAAGLATADRNRDYQDPFRLWSDNVQKRPTSAKAHNNLAHAYYHRGEFDAAIRHYGQAVRLEPEVAQVHFNLGLALQDAGRPAEAIQSYAEAVRLLPNFAQARALLGVLLAKEGQVIEASAHLQAALALRSNLPEVHLGFGLILLQRERFAEAATAFSRAAELAPALLEARLQLGVTFTRQGRLTDAVTILRQVVAEAPATAEAHANLAIALAESREFEAAVTSYREAIRLRPDYANAYYNLGNALLELRRWREAREAFESALKLQPDFAAAQEMLSRMRAAKLPD, encoded by the coding sequence ATGAGCAACCGTCGCACGATTCTGCTTTCCGGCGGGCTCATCGCCGCGGCAGGTGTGGCGGCTTACTGGAATTCGTTCAGCGCGCCATTCATCTTCGACGACATCCCGTCCATTCTGGACAATCCGAGTATCCGCCAGCTCTGGCCGCTCTCGGGGCCGCTGAATCCACCGCGGGAGTTCGGCTACACCGTGAGCGGGCGGCCGGTGTTGAACCTGTCGCTGGCGGTGAACTACGCGCTCAGTGGCGTGCAGCCATGGAGTTACCATGTCGTGAATCTGCTCATCCACATCGCGGCCGGATTGCTGCTGTTCGGCCTCTCTCGCCGGGTGTTGCCGCGCGTGGCAGGCGGTCGCGGCTTCGCGTCGGCCCCGGTCGAGCCCAAGCACCCGGACCGCGTGGTGCCGCCGTATCACCTAAAAGTCTTCGCCACCCCGGCGGCCTGCGCCATCGCGCTGCTGTGGGTGCTGCACCCGCTGCAGACCCAGGCGGTGACCTACGTGGTTCAGCGCGCCGAGTCGCTGATGGGTTTTTTCTACCTGCTCACGGTCTATGCCTTCGTGCGGATGGCCGGGGCGGGTGGCGGTTGGAAGTGGGGTGCGATCTCGGTGTTTGCCTGTCTGCTGGGGGTGGGCACCAAGGAGGTGGCGGTGACGGCGCCCATTTTTGTGCTGATGGCCGACCGGGTTTTTTATTGCGACAGTGTATTGGCCGCCTTGCGGAGGCGTCCGTTTTACTACCTCGCACTCGGGGCCACCTGGGTGCCGTTGGCATGGTTGGTCCTGGGCACCGGGGGGGACCGGGGTGGCACCTACCGGTGGAGTGGGGAAGCGTTTCTGCAATATTGGCTGACGCAACCCGAAGCGCTGACGCGCTATCTCGGTCTCACCGTCTGGCCGCATCCCCTGATTTTTGAATACGGCATCGTGGGCGATCCACGCCGGGCGGTGCTGATCGGCTGTTCTTTGATGATCGCGCTGTTGCTCGGATTGACGGCCTGGCTGTGGTGGCGACGGCGTCCGGAGTCGCTCGGCTTGGGGGCATTCTTCCTCTTGCTCGCGCCGACCACGGTGATGCCGGGGGCGCAGATCATCGTGGAGCATCGGATGTATCTGCCCTTGGCGGCCCTGATCGGCGTGCTGGTCGCGGCTACGACCGCCTGGGTGGGGCGGAGGGGATTGGCGCTGTGTTTCGCGGTGGCGATCGCCGCCGGCCTGGCAACGGCGGACCGCAACCGGGATTATCAGGATCCGTTCCGGCTATGGAGCGACAATGTCCAGAAACGCCCGACCAGTGCCAAGGCCCACAACAACCTGGCTCATGCCTACTATCACCGCGGCGAATTTGATGCGGCGATTCGGCACTATGGACAGGCCGTGCGACTGGAGCCGGAAGTGGCGCAGGTGCATTTCAACCTTGGCCTCGCGCTGCAGGATGCCGGCCGCCCGGCGGAGGCGATCCAGTCCTACGCCGAAGCCGTGCGTCTCCTGCCGAACTTTGCCCAGGCCCGGGCGCTGCTGGGTGTGCTGTTGGCCAAGGAAGGGCAGGTCATCGAGGCCTCCGCGCACCTCCAGGCGGCCTTGGCCTTGCGCTCCAACTTGCCCGAAGTGCATCTCGGATTCGGCTTGATCCTGCTGCAGCGCGAGCGTTTCGCCGAGGCAGCGACGGCTTTCTCGCGAGCCGCGGAGCTTGCTCCCGCGTTGCTTGAGGCCCGCCTGCAGCTCGGAGTGACCTTCACCCGCCAGGGGAGATTGACCGATGCGGTGACCATTTTGCGGCAGGTGGTGGCGGAAGCGCCGGCCACCGCCGAGGCACACGCCAACCTGGCCATTGCGTTGGCCGAGTCCCGGGAATTTGAGGCGGCGGTGACGAGCTACCGGGAAGCCATCCGGCTGCGACCCGACTACGCGAATGCCTATTACAACCTCGGCAACGCCCTGCTGGAATTGCGCCGTTGGCGCGAAGCGCGGGAGGCTTTTGAGTCGGCCTTGAAACTTCAGCCGGACTTCGCGGCGGCTCAGGAAATGCTCTCCCGGATGCGTGCAGCCAAGCTGCCGGACTGA
- the dapF gene encoding diaminopimelate epimerase produces the protein MRFHKYHALGNDYIVMDPADFPGWSAPTTEQTRVICHRNFGAGSDGILWGPLPTQRAQFGLRIFNPDGSEAEKSGNGLRIFSRYLYDQKKVTTAPFTVDTPGGVVNVVIAPGGQLLTIDMGHVSFDSAKIPVVGAPREVLQEKIQILDREFIFTAATIGNPHCVIPLPTVSPELAHRYGPHLETHANFPRKTNVQFLQVLDRANIRIEIWERGAGYTLASGSSSSASAAVAHKLGLVDRKVTVHMPGGQIGIEIGDNFSIRMTGPVTRVAEGTLHPELFTTKV, from the coding sequence ATGCGATTCCACAAGTATCACGCCCTCGGCAACGACTACATCGTGATGGATCCGGCCGATTTTCCCGGCTGGTCCGCCCCGACGACAGAACAGACCCGTGTTATCTGTCATCGCAATTTCGGCGCCGGCTCCGACGGCATCCTTTGGGGTCCGTTGCCGACGCAGCGCGCCCAGTTCGGCCTGCGCATCTTCAATCCCGACGGCTCGGAAGCAGAAAAGTCCGGCAACGGGCTCCGCATCTTTTCCCGCTACCTCTACGACCAGAAGAAGGTCACGACCGCGCCCTTCACCGTGGACACGCCCGGCGGCGTGGTGAACGTCGTCATCGCACCCGGCGGCCAGTTGCTCACGATCGACATGGGGCACGTCAGCTTCGACAGCGCCAAAATACCCGTCGTCGGCGCTCCGCGCGAGGTCTTGCAGGAGAAAATCCAGATCCTCGACCGCGAGTTCATCTTCACCGCCGCAACGATTGGTAACCCGCACTGCGTGATCCCGCTGCCGACCGTCTCACCCGAGCTGGCGCACCGCTACGGCCCTCACCTCGAAACCCACGCCAACTTCCCGCGCAAGACCAACGTCCAGTTCCTGCAGGTGCTCGACCGAGCCAACATCCGGATCGAAATCTGGGAACGGGGCGCGGGCTATACACTCGCCTCCGGCAGCAGCTCCAGCGCGTCAGCGGCCGTGGCGCACAAGCTCGGCCTCGTGGACCGTAAAGTCACCGTGCACATGCCCGGCGGACAGATCGGCATCGAGATCGGCGACAACTTCTCCATCCGCATGACCGGTCCGGTCACCCGCGTGGCCGAGGGCACACTCCACCCTGAGCTGTTCACCACCAAGGTCTGA
- the ligA gene encoding NAD-dependent DNA ligase LigA, with translation MTPAEAQKRIAQLRAEVSRHDERYYRQARPEITDFAYDGLKRELAELEARYPEFASADSPTQQVGDDRAQGFKEVAHRQKMLSLDNTYSEEEVRAFHTRLAKLLGSGELHYTVEPKIDGLAISLTYEQGRFVRAVTRGTGEKGDDVTANVLTIATVPRELKAVPGTTMPDFVEIRGEIYLTAAEFQRLNAERAAAGEELYANPRNTAAGAIKQLDPNEVAKRKLSIVLYSLGHCEPSVVQTQAELHARLKAWGLPGVERIWHVKGIDAAWAAIGELDQLRRSFAYGTDGAVVKLDDLALQREAGSTAKAPSWAIAYKYKPDTARTRLKAITIQVGKTGILSPVAELEPVFLAGSTIARATLHNEEEIRRKDIRIGDLVEIEKAGEVIPAVLRSFPEERPAGAKEFDLPAAVEHKCPVCGGRIAKLEVAAEEAQGVAWKCQNYDCSAQRAGRLGFFCSRRALAIDGVGGVVAAKLVELGHVQDPPDLYHVPQETLGTLNLGTAEEPRMFGEKNAAKVVAAREAAMALPLEKWLYALSVPDVGESTARELGRRHRSFAELTDSPLLRAVLKKAELLAEREQQAPNSRKNPPKDEADKARRKELCAQLDAAITALDAGVLAGVPSEIGPAVAASVVEFFASEPGRRLLAKLAKLGINPQGSVVAAGVFTGKTFVLTGTLPTLNREEAEQKILAAGGKVSGSVSKKTSYVLAGAEAGSKLEKAQQLGVPVIDEVEFLRLWGGG, from the coding sequence ATGACCCCCGCCGAGGCCCAGAAACGCATCGCCCAGCTCCGCGCCGAAGTTTCGCGTCATGACGAGCGCTATTACCGGCAGGCCCGACCGGAGATCACGGATTTCGCATACGATGGGCTGAAGCGTGAGCTGGCCGAACTGGAGGCGCGCTATCCCGAGTTTGCCAGCGCCGACTCACCCACGCAACAGGTCGGTGATGACCGCGCGCAGGGCTTCAAGGAAGTCGCGCACCGGCAGAAGATGCTCAGCCTCGACAACACCTATAGCGAGGAGGAGGTGCGGGCGTTTCATACCCGGCTGGCGAAGCTGCTCGGCTCCGGGGAACTGCATTATACGGTCGAGCCGAAGATCGACGGCCTCGCCATCAGCCTGACCTACGAGCAGGGCCGCTTCGTGCGGGCAGTCACGCGCGGCACAGGCGAAAAGGGCGACGATGTGACCGCGAACGTGCTCACGATTGCCACGGTTCCGCGCGAGCTAAAGGCCGTGCCCGGCACGACCATGCCCGACTTCGTGGAAATTCGCGGCGAGATTTACCTGACGGCGGCCGAATTTCAGCGCCTCAACGCCGAGCGCGCCGCTGCGGGGGAGGAACTTTACGCCAACCCGCGCAACACCGCCGCCGGCGCGATCAAGCAGCTCGACCCGAACGAGGTGGCGAAGCGCAAACTCTCCATCGTACTCTACAGCCTCGGCCACTGTGAGCCGTCGGTCGTGCAAACGCAGGCGGAGCTGCACGCACGGCTGAAGGCCTGGGGACTCCCCGGCGTCGAGCGCATCTGGCACGTCAAGGGCATTGATGCGGCCTGGGCCGCCATCGGGGAACTTGACCAGCTGCGCCGCAGTTTCGCCTATGGCACCGACGGCGCCGTCGTGAAGCTCGACGACCTGGCGCTGCAGCGCGAGGCGGGCTCGACGGCCAAAGCACCGAGCTGGGCCATCGCCTACAAATACAAGCCCGACACCGCGCGCACGCGCCTCAAGGCCATCACCATCCAGGTCGGCAAAACCGGCATCCTCAGTCCTGTGGCCGAACTGGAGCCGGTGTTCCTCGCCGGCAGCACCATCGCGCGCGCCACGCTCCACAACGAGGAGGAGATTCGCCGGAAGGACATTCGCATTGGCGACCTCGTGGAGATCGAGAAGGCTGGCGAAGTCATCCCGGCGGTGCTGCGTTCGTTTCCGGAGGAGCGTCCGGCAGGCGCCAAGGAGTTCGACCTCCCCGCGGCGGTCGAGCACAAGTGTCCCGTTTGTGGTGGCCGGATCGCCAAGCTCGAGGTGGCGGCCGAGGAGGCGCAGGGCGTGGCGTGGAAGTGCCAGAACTACGATTGCTCTGCGCAGCGCGCGGGCCGGCTGGGTTTCTTCTGCAGCCGGCGCGCGCTGGCGATCGACGGCGTGGGCGGCGTGGTCGCCGCGAAACTCGTCGAACTCGGACACGTGCAGGACCCGCCGGACCTCTACCACGTCCCGCAGGAGACGCTCGGCACGCTAAATCTCGGCACGGCGGAGGAGCCGCGCATGTTTGGCGAGAAGAACGCCGCCAAGGTTGTCGCTGCGCGCGAGGCCGCGATGGCGCTTCCGCTCGAAAAGTGGCTCTATGCACTGAGCGTGCCCGATGTGGGAGAGTCCACTGCCCGCGAACTGGGGCGTCGGCACCGGAGTTTTGCCGAGCTGACGGATTCGCCGCTGCTTCGGGCGGTCCTGAAGAAGGCCGAATTGCTCGCCGAGCGGGAGCAACAGGCACCCAACTCGCGCAAGAACCCGCCAAAGGACGAGGCAGACAAGGCCCGGCGCAAGGAACTCTGCGCGCAGCTGGATGCGGCAATCACCGCGCTTGATGCCGGCGTTCTGGCTGGGGTGCCTTCCGAGATCGGGCCGGCCGTAGCAGCGAGCGTCGTGGAATTTTTCGCCAGCGAGCCGGGGCGCCGCCTGCTGGCGAAGTTGGCCAAGCTTGGCATCAACCCGCAGGGCTCGGTGGTCGCGGCAGGCGTGTTTACGGGCAAAACCTTCGTGCTGACCGGCACGTTGCCGACGTTGAATCGGGAGGAGGCCGAGCAGAAGATCCTCGCGGCCGGCGGCAAGGTGAGCGGCAGCGTGAGCAAGAAGACCAGCTATGTGCTGGCCGGCGCCGAAGCCGGGTCAAAACTGGAGAAAGCACAGCAGCTCGGCGTGCCCGTGATCGACGAGGTGGAGTTTCTCCGGCTTTGGGGTGGCGGTTAA